Part of the Halobellus ruber genome is shown below.
CGACGCCGAGTTCGAGGTCGACGGTCTCGGCGGCGCCCTCGCCGCCGACGTCGATCTCGGTCCGGCCGGCCTGGATGCGCCCACCGCGAGTCCCGCGTGGCTGGTGCTCGACGAAGACCAGACGGGAGTCGGGGTCGTCGCCGAGATGCCGCAGCCACGACACGATCGGCCCGCCGGTGACGGTCCCGGAGGGGGCGAGAACGACCGCGGGGCCGTCGGCCGCGAGGTCGGCCCGCCCGTCGTCGCCGCCCTCGACGCGCTCGAAGGCCGGCGCGAGGAAGGGGTTGTCGTCCGTGTCGAGAACGCGGTCCGCGAGGTCGTCCCGGAGGAACTCCGGGTAGGTGGTATGCACCGCGGTCGCTTCCCAGATCATCCCGTCGAGGTAGACCGGAAGCTCGGGGATCGACCCCTCGCGCATCGCCTCCTCTAAGACGAGCATCAGTTCCTGCGGCCGCCCGACCGCGGCGGTCGGGATCAGGACCGTCCCGCCGCGGTCGTGGGTCGCCGAGATCAGATCCGTCAGCTTCCGCTCGGAGTCGCCCCAGTCGGTCTGGTAGTCGTTGCGGCCGCCGTAGGTCGATTCCATCACCAGCGTCTCGACGCGCGGGAAGTCGTTCACCGCGCCGTCGAACAGCCGGGTGTCGCCGTACCGGACGTCGCCGGAGAACGCCACGTTGTAGAGGCCCTCGCCGATGTGGAAGTGCGCCACCGCGCTCCCGAGGATGTGGCCCGCGTCGTGGAGGGTCAGCTTGATGTCGGGCGCGATGTCGGTCACGTCGCCGTACTCCAGGGGGATCGTGTGTTTGATCGCCGCCCGGACCCGCTCGGAACCGTACGGTGGGGCCCGCCCCTCGCTTTCCGCGCGGTCGAGGGAGTCGAGCTGGAGCAGGCCCATCAGGTCCCGGGTCGGCTCGGTGGTGTAGACCGGCCCGTCGTAGCCGCGGTCGAAAAGCACCGGGAGATACGCCGAGTGATCCAAGTGAGCGTGGGTCAGCACGACGGCGTCGATGGAGTTCGCACCCGCACCCAGCGCTTCGGGGATCTCGAGGTGGGGCCCCTCGCCGGTACCGGGGT
Proteins encoded:
- a CDS encoding beta-CASP ribonuclease aCPSF1, with product MSSVDTQLEDLQAEITAELPPDISVSDVTYEGPELVIYTRDPKRFARNGDLIRDLAGKLRKRITVRPDPTALAPIEEARARIHDIVPDDAGVTDLYFHENTGEVVIEADNPGMVIGNRGATLQKITAAVGWTPEVVRTPPIESATVSNVRDFLKNERDDRRQILERIGRQIHREELSNDEWVRITSLGGCREVGRTSFVLSTAETRVLVDCGDDPGTGEGPHLEIPEALGAGANSIDAVVLTHAHLDHSAYLPVLFDRGYDGPVYTTEPTRDLMGLLQLDSLDRAESEGRAPPYGSERVRAAIKHTIPLEYGDVTDIAPDIKLTLHDAGHILGSAVAHFHIGEGLYNVAFSGDVRYGDTRLFDGAVNDFPRVETLVMESTYGGRNDYQTDWGDSERKLTDLISATHDRGGTVLIPTAAVGRPQELMLVLEEAMREGSIPELPVYLDGMIWEATAVHTTYPEFLRDDLADRVLDTDDNPFLAPAFERVEGGDDGRADLAADGPAVVLAPSGTVTGGPIVSWLRHLGDDPDSRLVFVEHQPRGTRGGRIQAGRTEIDVGGEGAAETVDLELGVETLDGFSGHADRQGLENFVRTMRPRPEKVLCVHGDERAVQDLSSGLYHDHNLRTFSPKNLETFRFR